Proteins encoded together in one Mycolicibacter minnesotensis window:
- a CDS encoding DUF732 domain-containing protein: MLFGKAGVVAPIAAMGFSVGVLAAPAAHADEQTFLDALRENGWSAMSFGGTGIPVAPGLITRPDVAVANGHDVCNQLQLGLTPDQMVATTLPAAQDNYRIFITAAQQHLC, from the coding sequence ATGCTTTTTGGTAAAGCGGGGGTAGTTGCTCCCATTGCAGCAATGGGATTCTCCGTTGGAGTTTTGGCTGCACCGGCAGCTCACGCCGATGAGCAGACCTTCCTTGACGCGCTACGTGAAAACGGTTGGTCGGCTATGAGTTTCGGTGGGACGGGCATCCCGGTGGCGCCCGGGCTCATCACGCGTCCGGACGTGGCAGTCGCGAACGGTCATGACGTGTGCAACCAGCTGCAGCTGGGGCTGACGCCGGACCAGATGGTTGCAACCACCCTCCCGGCTGCTCAGGATAATTACCGAATCTTCATAACAGCCGCGCAGCAACATTTGTGCTGA
- a CDS encoding nitroreductase family protein has translation MNLNLSADEVLTTTRSVRKRLDLDKPVPREVLMECLEIALQAPTGSNAQGWQWMFVTDPVKKQAIADIYRVNATPYLSQLKPDYGEGDVRSERMEFVSGSAKYLAEYMQDVPVLMIPCLAGRPEQRPSSASYWASLFPAAWSYCLALRNRGLGSCWTTLHLLGDGERQAAEVLGIPYEEYSQGGLFPIAYAKGTDFKPAKRLPAEQVVHFDTW, from the coding sequence ATGAACCTCAACTTGTCCGCCGACGAAGTCCTGACCACCACGCGATCGGTTCGCAAGCGTCTCGATCTCGACAAGCCGGTTCCCCGCGAGGTGCTGATGGAGTGCCTCGAGATCGCCTTGCAGGCACCGACGGGTTCCAACGCTCAGGGCTGGCAGTGGATGTTTGTCACCGACCCGGTCAAGAAGCAGGCGATCGCCGACATCTATCGCGTCAACGCCACTCCCTACCTGAGCCAGCTCAAGCCGGACTACGGCGAGGGTGACGTGCGTAGCGAGCGGATGGAGTTTGTCAGCGGTTCGGCCAAGTACCTGGCCGAGTACATGCAGGACGTCCCGGTGCTGATGATCCCGTGCCTGGCGGGCCGGCCTGAACAGCGGCCGTCGAGCGCGTCCTACTGGGCGTCACTGTTCCCGGCTGCGTGGAGCTACTGCCTGGCGCTGCGCAACCGCGGCCTGGGTTCCTGCTGGACCACACTGCACCTGCTCGGGGATGGTGAGCGTCAGGCCGCCGAGGTGCTCGGCATTCCGTACGAGGAGTACAGCCAGGGCGGACTGTTCCCGATCGCCTACGCCAAGGGCACCGACTTCAAGCCGGCCAAGCGGCTGCCGGCCGAGCAGGTGGTGCATTTCGACACCTGGTGA
- a CDS encoding MmpS family transport accessory protein, with the protein MFGVVRRAWLPLLIVAVLAVGGFTVQRVRGYFGADDSGNGTVPFEDTKPFHPKIVVYDVFSPDGTYADVNYLDLDALPQRIDGVSLPWSLTLSTTNPAVSPNIVAQGDGTTIGCRVTIDGVVKEERISTSPVSAQTFCIVKSA; encoded by the coding sequence ATGTTCGGCGTTGTCAGACGTGCATGGTTACCCCTGCTCATCGTCGCAGTCCTCGCGGTGGGAGGGTTCACGGTGCAGCGGGTTCGCGGCTACTTCGGAGCCGACGACAGCGGCAACGGAACTGTCCCGTTTGAGGACACCAAACCGTTCCACCCCAAAATCGTGGTCTATGACGTCTTCAGTCCGGACGGGACCTACGCCGACGTCAATTATCTGGATCTGGACGCCCTACCGCAGCGGATCGACGGCGTCAGCCTGCCGTGGTCACTGACCCTGTCCACCACCAATCCCGCGGTGAGCCCCAACATCGTCGCTCAAGGTGACGGCACCACCATCGGCTGCCGGGTCACCATCGATGGAGTGGTCAAAGAAGAACGCATCTCCACCAGTCCTGTCAGCGCCCAGACCTTCTGCATTGTGAAATCCGCATGA
- a CDS encoding MMPL/RND family transporter: MSKHSDSTTPDAPTDALQVSPQPKRGGIPAWIRRLAVPIILAWVAITVLVNVIVPQLDEVGKMRAVSMAPRDAPSMIAMMRIGKVFDEFQSDSSGMVVIEGDQPLGDDAHKYYDQLVAKMEADPAHIEHVQDFWSDPLTAAGSQSPDGKAAYVQVYLAGNMGETLANESVEAVQKIIADTPAPEGVHAYVTGGAALNADQHIAGDKSLKLITALTFVVIITMLLSIYRSIGTVLLVLGMVVFSLSSARGVVAVLAYYNIIGLSTFAVNLLVTLAIAASTDYAIFLLGRYQEARALGEDKESAFHTMYHGTAHVILGSGLTIAGATFCLHFTRLPYFQSLGVPLAIGMLVIVLAALTFGSAVVTVASRFGMLEPKRAMRIRSWRRIGTLIVRWPGPVLVATTAVCLVGLLTLPGYKSAYNDREYLPDYVPANIGYAAADRHFSQARMSPELLMIETDHDLRNPADFLVINRIAKRVFEVPGIGRVQTITRPLGTPIEHTTIPFAISMQGTTQQLNMKYQLDSMKNMLKMGDDMQVSIDSMKQMLEVTRAMSETTHSMDLKMHHMLDDIQKMRDSIADFDDMWRPMRSYFYWEPHCFDIPICWSIRSIFDVMDGLDQMTEDFEKVLPDIDNLDRLMPRMLEIMPPMIETMSNMRITQLKMQSTMEGLQLQMEKMMEGQNAMGKAFDESKNDDSFYLPPEAFDNPDFKRGMKMFLSPDGHSVRFIISHEGDPMSEEGISHVAPIKHAVHEALKGTPLEGSKVYLGGTAAMFKDMKDGSSYDLIIAGIASLCLIFIIMLLITRAVVASAVIVGTVLLSLGTSFGLSVLIWQHLLGLDLHWMVLAMSVIILLAVGSDYNLLLVSRMKEELPGGLKTGIIRAMGGSGSVVTSAGLVFAFTMMSMIVSDLKVIGQVGSTIGLGLMIDTLVIRSFMTPSIAALLGRWFWWPQRVWSRPSPAAQRPALPATSESVPVG, encoded by the coding sequence ATGAGCAAACACAGCGACAGCACGACGCCTGACGCCCCGACCGACGCCCTGCAGGTGTCGCCACAGCCCAAGCGCGGCGGTATCCCCGCATGGATCCGCCGGCTCGCCGTGCCCATCATCTTGGCGTGGGTGGCGATCACCGTGCTGGTGAACGTCATCGTGCCGCAGCTCGACGAGGTCGGGAAGATGCGCGCGGTGTCGATGGCCCCTCGCGACGCTCCGTCGATGATCGCGATGATGCGCATCGGCAAGGTGTTCGACGAATTCCAGTCGGACAGCTCGGGCATGGTCGTGATCGAAGGCGACCAGCCCCTGGGCGACGACGCGCACAAGTACTACGACCAGTTGGTCGCCAAGATGGAGGCCGACCCCGCTCATATCGAGCACGTCCAGGACTTCTGGAGCGACCCGCTGACCGCAGCCGGATCGCAGAGCCCGGACGGCAAGGCCGCCTATGTCCAGGTGTATCTGGCCGGCAACATGGGCGAGACCCTGGCCAACGAATCGGTCGAGGCCGTCCAGAAGATCATCGCCGACACCCCGGCCCCCGAGGGCGTGCACGCCTACGTCACCGGCGGGGCCGCCCTCAACGCCGATCAGCACATCGCCGGCGACAAAAGCCTGAAACTCATCACCGCGCTGACGTTCGTGGTGATCATCACGATGCTGCTGAGCATCTACCGGTCGATCGGCACCGTGCTGTTGGTGCTGGGCATGGTGGTCTTCTCGCTGAGTTCTGCCCGCGGCGTGGTGGCCGTGTTGGCCTACTACAACATCATCGGCCTCTCGACGTTCGCGGTGAACCTGCTGGTCACACTGGCCATCGCCGCCTCGACGGACTATGCGATCTTCCTGCTCGGCCGCTACCAGGAGGCGCGAGCACTCGGCGAGGACAAGGAATCGGCCTTCCACACCATGTATCACGGCACTGCGCACGTGATCCTGGGTTCGGGGCTGACCATCGCCGGGGCGACCTTCTGCCTGCACTTCACCCGACTGCCCTATTTCCAGTCGCTGGGTGTCCCGCTGGCGATCGGCATGTTGGTCATCGTGCTGGCCGCGCTCACCTTCGGCTCCGCGGTGGTGACGGTGGCCAGCCGCTTCGGCATGCTCGAGCCCAAGCGAGCGATGCGGATCCGCAGCTGGCGGCGCATCGGCACGCTGATCGTGCGCTGGCCGGGGCCGGTGCTGGTCGCCACCACGGCGGTCTGCCTGGTCGGACTGCTCACCCTGCCGGGGTATAAGAGCGCCTACAACGACCGGGAATACCTGCCGGATTATGTGCCGGCAAACATCGGCTACGCCGCCGCCGACAGGCACTTCTCCCAGGCCCGGATGAGCCCGGAACTGCTGATGATCGAAACCGACCACGACCTGCGTAATCCGGCCGACTTCCTGGTGATCAACCGGATCGCCAAGCGGGTGTTCGAGGTTCCCGGGATCGGCCGGGTGCAGACCATCACCCGGCCGCTGGGCACCCCGATCGAGCACACCACGATCCCGTTCGCGATCAGCATGCAGGGCACCACCCAGCAGCTGAACATGAAGTACCAGCTCGACAGCATGAAGAACATGCTCAAAATGGGCGACGACATGCAGGTCTCGATCGACAGCATGAAGCAGATGCTCGAGGTCACCCGCGCGATGTCGGAGACCACGCACAGCATGGACCTCAAGATGCACCACATGCTCGACGACATCCAGAAGATGCGCGACTCGATCGCCGACTTCGACGACATGTGGCGCCCGATGCGCAGCTACTTCTACTGGGAGCCGCACTGCTTCGACATCCCGATCTGCTGGTCGATCCGGTCGATCTTCGACGTCATGGACGGCCTCGACCAGATGACCGAGGATTTCGAGAAGGTGCTGCCCGACATCGACAACCTCGACCGGCTGATGCCCCGGATGCTCGAGATCATGCCGCCGATGATCGAGACCATGTCGAACATGCGCATCACCCAGCTGAAGATGCAGTCCACCATGGAGGGCCTGCAGCTTCAGATGGAGAAGATGATGGAAGGCCAGAACGCCATGGGCAAGGCGTTCGACGAGTCCAAGAACGACGACTCGTTCTACCTGCCGCCGGAAGCGTTCGACAACCCCGATTTCAAGCGCGGCATGAAGATGTTCCTGTCCCCCGACGGGCATTCGGTGCGGTTCATCATCTCCCACGAGGGAGACCCGATGTCCGAAGAGGGCATCTCGCACGTCGCGCCGATCAAGCATGCGGTGCACGAGGCACTCAAGGGCACGCCCCTGGAAGGCTCGAAGGTCTACCTCGGCGGCACCGCGGCCATGTTCAAAGACATGAAGGACGGGTCGAGCTACGACCTGATCATCGCCGGTATCGCCTCGCTGTGCCTGATCTTCATCATCATGCTGCTGATCACCCGGGCCGTGGTGGCCTCGGCGGTGATCGTCGGCACGGTGTTGCTGTCGCTGGGGACATCGTTCGGGCTATCGGTGCTGATCTGGCAGCACCTCCTCGGACTTGACCTGCACTGGATGGTGCTGGCGATGTCGGTGATCATCTTGCTGGCGGTGGGTTCGGACTACAACCTGCTGCTGGTCTCCCGGATGAAGGAAGAGCTGCCCGGCGGACTCAAGACGGGCATCATCCGCGCCATGGGCGGCAGCGGCTCCGTGGTCACCTCGGCGGGCCTGGTGTTCGCATTCACCATGATGTCGATGATCGTCTCCGACTTGAAGGTGATCGGCCAGGTGGGCTCCACCATCGGACTCGGCCTGATGATCGACACCCTGGTGATCCGGTCGTTCATGACGCCGTCGATCGCCGCACTGTTGGGCCGCTGGTTCTGGTGGCCACAACGGGTGTGGTCGAGGCCGTCACCGGCTGCGCAGCGGCCTGCGCTGCCGGCGACCAGTGAGTCGGTTCCCGTCGGTTGA
- a CDS encoding ATP-binding protein: protein MTLFDHPEGVDQASNEPAESAVDGQQPEAAGLKRPSRWSVRNWPVRWKVLAIALLPLALAGVFGGLRVADALTEANRLRLVADRAEMIPPITNYMSALGDALVAVSSDGDAEGARKNFENRKSELQSQLSHTDVATDVRSGVESLIDRGQNLLSQVSTTGVGLRDEVTGYAPILLTAEDTITGSVRVDSERIRSQTEALSRAVGARGQMMMQELLVNRGGELPDPELRSSMMTLAGTEPSTLFGMTEVLGVDSPDAKSLQQQLVIRMSILADPEQVLPNNPVLRDSIRTTDQIAARLISENTGAVTQAVEDRAADRRAAALRDIALVLTAITATLLAVGLVARSLVRPLRTLRDSALQVAHTDLEQEIARLRAGVPGSERDPDPLPVYTTEEVGQVAHAIDELHAQALLLAGDEARLRGLVNEMFETMSRRNRSLVDQQLALIDRLERNEDDPDRLESLFRLDHLAARMRRNGANLLVLAGARVPHERGRPVPLATLINAAASEVEGYDRVQTVLVPDTTVIGTAAADCVHLLAELIDNALRYSAPTEPVRVVAGFENDGGVVVEVVDVGLGMTDADLRMANMRLAAGGEFSPENARHMGLFVISRLAARHQTEVRLFPASQGSRGITAEVYLPPHLLTVRPGEELASAPVFAPSAAPYVAHAEASQPESYEPASHPQAEPPEAAESGPSVSLLPRRTPGSSGITGVPIAPPEQPAQAPADTEHVRRELPQPWWEAEEPAAGPAASPAAEPQRAAEPSGEKFSPADTSGYFAARTRVSSTASDVETDSIYQRMLSESLANDPNEAALRADLDWQSVWDRGWSVAAEAENVPVVAHTEHGLPVREPGARLIPGSASAEEHLDDTEVPGGHERPVTSNGEPSRRAPETPERDPAAIRASISSHFGGVHAARSHARENDVEQSVDSDQGQNQP, encoded by the coding sequence GTGACACTCTTTGACCACCCGGAAGGGGTGGACCAAGCCAGTAACGAGCCCGCCGAGTCAGCCGTGGACGGTCAGCAGCCGGAGGCTGCGGGCCTCAAGCGTCCGTCGCGATGGTCGGTGCGGAACTGGCCGGTGCGCTGGAAGGTGCTGGCGATCGCGTTGCTGCCGCTGGCGCTGGCCGGGGTGTTCGGCGGACTGCGGGTCGCCGACGCGCTCACCGAGGCCAACCGGCTCCGGTTGGTGGCCGACCGCGCCGAGATGATCCCGCCGATCACCAATTACATGTCGGCGCTGGGCGACGCGCTGGTGGCGGTGTCCTCCGACGGCGACGCCGAGGGTGCCCGGAAGAACTTCGAGAACCGTAAGTCCGAGCTCCAGTCGCAGCTGTCGCACACCGATGTGGCCACCGACGTGCGATCCGGAGTGGAGTCGCTGATCGATCGCGGCCAGAACTTGCTGAGTCAGGTGTCGACCACCGGGGTCGGCCTGCGCGACGAGGTGACCGGTTACGCCCCGATCCTGCTGACCGCCGAGGACACCATCACCGGTTCCGTGCGGGTGGACAGTGAGCGCATCCGATCGCAGACCGAGGCTCTCAGCCGTGCCGTCGGCGCCCGGGGCCAGATGATGATGCAGGAACTTCTGGTCAACCGGGGCGGGGAACTGCCCGACCCGGAGCTGCGCAGCTCGATGATGACGTTGGCCGGCACCGAGCCGTCGACCCTGTTCGGCATGACCGAGGTGCTCGGCGTGGACTCGCCGGACGCCAAGTCGCTGCAACAGCAGTTGGTGATTCGGATGTCGATCCTGGCCGATCCCGAACAGGTGCTGCCCAATAACCCGGTGTTGCGCGACTCGATCCGTACCACCGACCAGATCGCTGCCCGCCTGATCAGTGAGAACACCGGAGCGGTGACCCAGGCGGTGGAGGACCGGGCCGCGGACCGGCGTGCTGCTGCGCTGCGCGACATCGCGTTGGTGCTGACCGCGATCACCGCGACCCTGCTGGCCGTGGGGCTGGTGGCTCGCTCCCTGGTGCGTCCGCTGCGCACCCTGCGGGACAGCGCGTTGCAGGTGGCCCACACTGACCTCGAACAGGAGATCGCCCGGTTGCGTGCCGGCGTGCCCGGCTCTGAGCGTGACCCTGACCCGCTGCCGGTCTACACCACCGAGGAGGTGGGGCAGGTCGCCCATGCCATCGACGAGCTGCACGCCCAGGCGCTGCTGCTCGCCGGTGACGAGGCCCGATTGCGGGGTCTGGTCAACGAGATGTTCGAGACGATGTCGCGGCGCAACCGGTCCCTGGTCGACCAGCAGTTGGCCCTGATCGACCGGCTGGAACGCAATGAGGACGATCCGGACCGGCTGGAAAGTCTGTTCCGGCTGGACCACCTGGCTGCCCGGATGCGGCGCAACGGCGCGAACCTGCTGGTACTGGCCGGTGCCCGCGTGCCGCACGAGCGTGGTCGGCCGGTTCCGCTGGCGACCCTGATCAACGCCGCCGCCTCGGAAGTCGAGGGCTACGACCGGGTGCAGACCGTGCTGGTGCCCGACACCACCGTGATCGGTACGGCCGCGGCGGACTGTGTGCACCTGCTTGCGGAACTGATCGACAACGCGCTGCGGTACTCGGCGCCGACGGAGCCGGTGCGGGTGGTCGCCGGATTCGAGAACGACGGCGGGGTGGTGGTCGAGGTCGTCGATGTCGGCTTGGGCATGACCGACGCGGACCTGCGGATGGCCAACATGCGCCTGGCGGCGGGCGGGGAGTTCAGCCCCGAGAACGCCCGGCACATGGGCCTCTTCGTGATCTCCCGGCTGGCGGCTCGACATCAGACCGAGGTCCGGTTGTTCCCGGCGTCGCAGGGGTCTCGCGGTATCACCGCCGAGGTGTATCTGCCCCCGCACCTGCTGACCGTCCGGCCCGGCGAGGAGCTCGCCTCGGCGCCGGTCTTCGCGCCGTCGGCTGCGCCCTACGTGGCTCACGCCGAGGCGTCGCAGCCCGAATCGTACGAGCCCGCGTCCCACCCGCAGGCCGAGCCGCCCGAGGCCGCCGAATCCGGTCCCAGCGTCTCGCTGCTGCCGCGACGCACACCGGGTTCCAGCGGAATTACCGGCGTGCCCATCGCGCCGCCAGAACAACCGGCGCAGGCGCCGGCCGATACCGAACACGTGCGCCGCGAGCTGCCGCAACCCTGGTGGGAGGCCGAGGAGCCGGCGGCCGGCCCGGCCGCGTCGCCCGCCGCGGAACCGCAGCGCGCCGCCGAGCCTTCCGGCGAGAAATTCTCTCCGGCGGACACGTCGGGATATTTCGCGGCGCGTACCCGGGTGAGCTCCACCGCTTCCGATGTAGAGACCGACTCCATTTATCAGCGCATGCTCTCGGAGTCGCTTGCCAACGACCCCAACGAGGCCGCCCTGCGTGCTGACTTGGACTGGCAGTCGGTATGGGACCGCGGTTGGTCGGTTGCCGCCGAAGCGGAGAACGTACCTGTTGTTGCGCACACGGAACACGGCCTGCCCGTCCGCGAGCCGGGCGCCCGGTTGATACCTGGCTCGGCATCGGCCGAAGAACATCTGGATGACACTGAAGTGCCGGGTGGCCACGAACGGCCGGTAACATCCAATGGTGAACCGTCCCGGCGCGCCCCGGAGACACCGGAACGCGATCCCGCGGCGATCCGCGCCTCGATCAGCAGTCACTTCGGCGGGGTGCACGCCGCCCGATCGCACGCCCGGGAGAACGACGTGGAGCAGAGTGTGGACAGCGACCAGGGACAGAACCAGCCATGA
- a CDS encoding tRNA (cytidine(34)-2'-O)-methyltransferase: MFRVLFYSPRIPPNTGNAIRMVAATGAELHLVEPLGFDLSEPKLRRAGLDYHDLAWVTVHPSLPAAWEALGQARVFAFTAGATTPYTDVHYLPGDVLMFGPEPTGLDEATLADPHITARLRIPMLPGRRSLNLSNAAAVAAYEAWRQHGFAGGV, from the coding sequence GTGTTCAGAGTGCTGTTCTATTCGCCGCGCATCCCGCCCAACACCGGAAACGCGATCCGGATGGTGGCCGCGACCGGAGCGGAACTGCATCTGGTGGAGCCTCTGGGCTTCGACCTGTCCGAGCCGAAGCTGCGACGGGCCGGTCTGGACTACCACGACTTGGCCTGGGTGACGGTGCATCCGTCCCTGCCTGCGGCATGGGAGGCGTTGGGACAGGCTCGGGTCTTCGCGTTCACCGCTGGCGCCACCACGCCCTACACCGACGTGCACTACTTACCCGGCGACGTGTTGATGTTCGGTCCCGAACCCACCGGCCTGGATGAGGCGACCCTGGCCGATCCGCACATCACCGCGCGACTGCGGATCCCGATGCTTCCCGGCCGACGGTCGCTGAATCTGTCGAACGCTGCCGCGGTGGCGGCTTATGAGGCGTGGCGCCAGCACGGATTCGCCGGCGGGGTGTGA
- a CDS encoding error-prone DNA polymerase, with translation MGWGGGPPSWAEMERVLDGKPRHTGDSAGVSADRNPSVPPSELRRSAGRTVPYAELHAHSGYSFLDGASSPQELVAEAARLGLRAIALTDHNGLYGVVRFAEAARELEMATVFGAELSLGASSSRARTDDPDPPGPHLLVLARGPEGYRRLSRQIAAAHLAGEKGRPRFDLDALTEAAGGHWHILTGCRKGHVRHALATGGPDAAGVALADLVDRFGAARVGVELTRNGDPCDDERNAALAGLAPRFGVSLVATTGAHFAGPDRGRLAMALGAIRARQSLDAAAGRLAPLGGAHLRSGAEMARLFAAYPAAVPAAAELGERCAFSLALIAPRLPPFAVPEGYTENSWLRRLTLAGAAGRYGPPERRPAAYAQIDRELEVIAQLEFPGYFLVVHDITQFCRRNDILCQGRGSAANSAVCYALGITAVDPVANGLLFERFLSPARDGPPDIDIDIESDEREKVIQYVYDRYGRDHAAQVANVITYRGRSAVRDMARALGYSPGQQDAWSKQLSRWGPPVRESVDVQDIPEQVIELAAQVADLPRHLGIHSGGMVICDRPIADVCPVEWARMPGRSVLQWDKDDCAAIGLVKFDLLGLGMLSALHYAIDLVAQHCGVAVDLAAIDLSEPAVYEMLARADTVGVFQVESRAQMATLPRLRPRVFYDLVVEVALIRPGPIQGGSVHPYIRRRNGIDPVTYEHPCMARALKKTLGIPLFQEQLMTLAVDCAGFTASEADQLRRAMGSKRSPERMRRLRDRFYEGMAECHGITGEVAMRIYEKLEAFANYGFPESHAMSFASLVFYSAWFKLHYPAAFCAALLRAQPMGFYSPQSLVADARRHGVLVHRPDVNASLAHATLAEAGTQVRLGLGAVRGIGTELAERLVADREARGMFASMVDLTARVQLSVSQAEALATAGAFDCFGMSRREALWVAGAAAGQRPDRLPGVGVATQTPALPGMSEIELSAADVWATGVSCDSFPTQFLRADLDALGVIPADRLLSVPDGTRVLVAGAVTHRQRPATARGVTFVNLEDETGMVNVLCTPGVWSRHRRLAQTATALLIRGRVQNASGAVTVLADRLGALELTVSSRSRDFR, from the coding sequence ATGGGTTGGGGTGGTGGGCCGCCGAGCTGGGCGGAAATGGAGCGGGTGCTCGATGGTAAGCCTCGTCACACCGGTGATTCGGCCGGTGTGTCGGCGGATCGCAACCCGTCGGTCCCGCCGTCCGAGCTGCGCCGTTCGGCTGGGCGCACGGTGCCGTATGCCGAGTTGCACGCCCATTCGGGGTACAGCTTCTTAGACGGCGCCAGCAGTCCGCAGGAGCTGGTCGCCGAGGCTGCCCGGCTGGGCCTGCGGGCGATCGCGCTGACCGATCACAACGGTCTGTACGGGGTGGTGCGGTTCGCCGAGGCGGCCCGGGAGCTGGAGATGGCCACCGTGTTCGGCGCCGAGTTATCGCTGGGGGCCAGCTCGTCCCGGGCCCGTACCGACGATCCGGACCCGCCCGGACCGCACCTGCTGGTGCTGGCCCGCGGTCCGGAGGGCTATCGGCGGTTGTCGCGGCAGATCGCTGCCGCGCATCTGGCCGGAGAGAAGGGCCGGCCGCGTTTCGACCTGGATGCGCTGACCGAAGCGGCCGGCGGGCACTGGCACATCCTCACCGGCTGTCGTAAAGGCCACGTCCGTCATGCGCTGGCCACCGGTGGGCCGGACGCGGCCGGTGTCGCGCTGGCAGACCTGGTGGACCGGTTCGGGGCCGCCCGGGTCGGCGTGGAGCTGACCCGAAACGGAGACCCCTGCGACGACGAGCGCAACGCCGCGCTGGCCGGGCTGGCGCCCCGGTTCGGGGTGAGTCTGGTGGCCACCACCGGCGCGCATTTCGCCGGGCCGGACCGGGGCCGGCTGGCGATGGCGTTGGGTGCGATACGTGCGCGCCAGTCGCTGGATGCCGCCGCCGGCCGGCTGGCCCCGTTGGGCGGTGCGCATCTGAGGTCTGGGGCGGAGATGGCCCGATTGTTCGCGGCGTACCCGGCAGCGGTGCCGGCGGCGGCCGAACTCGGCGAGCGGTGCGCCTTCTCGCTGGCTCTGATCGCACCGCGACTGCCACCGTTCGCGGTCCCGGAGGGGTACACCGAGAACAGCTGGCTGCGCCGGCTGACCCTGGCCGGCGCAGCCGGGCGCTATGGCCCACCCGAACGCAGGCCCGCCGCTTACGCCCAGATCGACCGTGAATTGGAAGTCATTGCCCAACTGGAGTTTCCCGGATATTTCCTCGTGGTGCACGACATCACCCAGTTCTGCCGCCGCAATGACATTCTGTGCCAGGGCAGGGGATCGGCGGCCAACTCCGCGGTCTGCTACGCCCTCGGTATCACCGCGGTGGATCCGGTGGCCAACGGGTTGTTGTTCGAGCGCTTTCTGTCGCCGGCCCGTGACGGCCCACCCGACATCGACATCGACATCGAGTCCGATGAGCGCGAGAAGGTGATCCAGTACGTCTACGACAGATACGGTCGCGACCATGCCGCCCAGGTGGCCAACGTCATCACCTACCGGGGCCGCAGTGCCGTGCGGGATATGGCTCGCGCACTGGGCTATTCGCCGGGGCAGCAGGATGCTTGGAGTAAGCAGCTGAGCAGATGGGGCCCACCGGTCCGGGAGAGTGTCGATGTTCAGGACATCCCTGAGCAGGTGATCGAGCTGGCTGCTCAGGTCGCCGATCTGCCGCGGCATCTGGGCATCCACTCCGGCGGCATGGTGATCTGTGATCGACCGATCGCCGATGTGTGCCCGGTGGAATGGGCGCGAATGCCGGGCCGAAGCGTGCTGCAATGGGATAAAGACGACTGCGCAGCAATCGGTTTGGTCAAGTTCGACCTGCTCGGTCTGGGAATGCTTTCGGCGTTGCACTACGCGATCGACCTGGTGGCGCAGCATTGTGGGGTCGCGGTGGACCTGGCCGCCATCGATCTGTCCGAGCCGGCGGTCTATGAGATGCTCGCGCGCGCCGACACGGTCGGGGTATTCCAGGTGGAGTCGCGCGCGCAGATGGCCACCCTGCCGCGGTTGCGCCCCCGGGTCTTCTACGACCTGGTGGTGGAGGTCGCACTGATCCGGCCCGGACCGATTCAGGGCGGGTCGGTGCACCCCTATATCCGCCGCCGCAATGGCATCGACCCGGTGACCTATGAGCATCCGTGTATGGCGCGAGCGCTGAAGAAGACCCTGGGAATCCCGCTGTTTCAGGAGCAGCTGATGACGCTGGCGGTGGACTGTGCCGGGTTCACCGCGAGCGAAGCCGACCAGCTGCGCCGCGCGATGGGTTCCAAGCGATCACCGGAACGGATGCGCCGGTTACGCGACCGGTTCTACGAGGGCATGGCCGAGTGTCACGGCATCACCGGTGAGGTTGCGATGAGGATCTACGAGAAGCTGGAAGCCTTTGCCAACTATGGATTTCCGGAGAGCCACGCGATGAGCTTCGCATCGCTGGTCTTCTACTCCGCCTGGTTCAAACTGCACTACCCGGCGGCGTTCTGCGCCGCGCTGCTGCGGGCGCAGCCGATGGGCTTCTATTCTCCGCAGTCGCTGGTGGCCGATGCCCGCCGGCACGGGGTCCTTGTGCACCGGCCGGACGTCAACGCCAGTCTGGCGCACGCCACCCTGGCCGAAGCCGGAACTCAGGTCCGGCTGGGGCTGGGTGCGGTCCGGGGGATCGGCACCGAACTCGCCGAGCGTTTGGTGGCCGACCGTGAGGCGCGCGGGATGTTCGCTTCGATGGTGGATCTTACTGCCCGGGTGCAGCTTTCGGTGTCACAGGCCGAGGCGCTGGCGACCGCTGGTGCCTTCGACTGCTTCGGTATGTCGCGCCGGGAGGCGCTGTGGGTGGCCGGGGCCGCGGCAGGCCAGCGGCCTGATCGGCTGCCCGGGGTGGGGGTGGCGACGCAGACCCCGGCGTTGCCCGGGATGAGTGAGATCGAGTTGTCCGCCGCAGACGTTTGGGCCACCGGGGTCTCCTGTGACAGCTTCCCTACCCAGTTCCTGCGCGCCGATCTCGACGCGCTCGGGGTGATCCCCGCCGATCGGCTGCTGAGCGTTCCCGACGGCACCCGGGTGCTGGTGGCCGGGGCGGTCACCCACCGGCAGCGGCCGGCCACTGCGCGCGGGGTGACATTCGTCAACCTCGAAGATGAGACCGGGATGGTCAATGTGCTGTGTACGCCGGGGGTGTGGTCCCGGCATCGCCGGCTGGCGCAGACGGCGACGGCGCTGCTGATTCGCGGACGGGTGCAGAACGCCAGTGGGGCGGTCACCGTCCTGGCCGATCGGCTGGGCGCCCTTGAGCTGACGGTGAGTTCGCGCTCCCGCGATTTTCGGTAG